GAGATTACAGTGGGTGAAGTACGCAGCCATctgcaaacaacaacacaacatttaaGAAAACTGATGAATAATTATCATTTTGTGGACACATTTAGGCAACATCTGGTCAGTTCTGACAATGGTCGAGGTCACATGATGGCTTTACCTCACACAGCCTCTTCTGCTGTTCCAGTGTGTCTTTAGGCAACTTCTTCCTCTCAGTTTCCATGGTCAGACCAACTATGTACTCTCTGCAAATCGTGATCAGCTGCTGAGCCTGGAAAATGATTACGAATCAAAATTTAAGCATAGGGATGCTTGATGGCAACTTAATGATTAAACGAACTGAATGCAAGCCTCACCTCTGCAATCTCCTGCTTGTTATCAACCACCAGCAGAGGAATGGACAGCAGAATGGCTCTAAAGCGCTCCACAGCTTCCTCAAACCGCCCAGCTGTGGTCAGCTGGTAGCACTGCTGCAGGCGGGTGATGAGATCAGAGAGGCGCAGACCCAGAGCAGGCAGCCCCTGCTTCGCCCCGCAGtcctaaaaatacaaaaattgttttttgtttttttacaaaagcATGAAAACATGCATTCATATTCCACAGGGCACCAGCTGGTGAATGAACAGAAGAGCAGTACCTTCCAGTTCCTCTGAGGATGCCCACGCAGGCATGGCAGGGAGGGCAGGCCCAGGTAACAGGTGTGGCCCCTGGACAGCGTCTGCATGAACAACGACTTGTAGGGGCCAAAGTTCACGACTCCTACCTGGTcatggagcagctgcagaaggaaggaaaaaaaatatatgcaaTTAGTGGctctagtaaaaaaaaaaaaaaacataaaataaacagaGGGTTCTTATAGTATTAGACTGTGAGCATACTCTCATGGCAGTTTCAAAGGAGCCAGCCAGGATGTGGTCCACAGGCAGCTGTGAGTTGTTGCACCACATCTGGGTAGGACTCATGCCCTTGGTGGGTGGGACAAAGAAGCCGTCCTCTGTTCCTCCCCCTGCACCAACCGGCACATCCTGTTGAAACAAAGAAAGACGGTAAAGTGAATAATCGACATCACTATACTGTAGAAAAGAGATGAGGTGAGCAGGATCTGAGAAGACTGGTGCCTCAAATATTTGATGAGACTTATAAACACATGTGTTAGCCTTGCTTTATTAATGGTGACACTGGTTATGATGTTGCTCCTCTCACCAGCTCTGGTGGGAGGTCCAGGTCTTCCTCAACCTCccagcctcctccctcctccttcaccacTCCTTCCTCCCCTAATCCTTCCTGGGCATCCATGAAGccatctgaagaaaaaaaaaaacaattggaTAAGACCGATATTAATTGATATTGATAATTAGGTGCAATCTGCATAATGAAAAAATATTAGTTTACCTTCATCCAGTTGCAGTTCAGCATCATCGCCCCAGCCCTCTCCTCCAGTAGCTTCCATATCCAGCTCGGCAGCCATCTGACCCGTCTTCCCTACAACAGAAGGACAGGTCACACTCAGTCCAAGCAAACTGCCACAACTATCAAAGTCAAAATATCTACGCATTCATCTAGACAAAGTCACATGTAAAGTCTGCTGACCCACCCTTTGAAATGGCTCCCTCAAAGAAGCCCTTTGATACAGTGAGCAGAGGCCAGTTGGTGTCCAGGGGGTTGATGGGTGGAggcggctgcagcagctgtgcattGGGATCAACCTCTGGCACCTACAAGGCACAAGATCAACCCTGACATTATTACACAAATAATTCAGTTTCACTGCCTgcaggtacaaaaaaaaaaccttttttataAACACACCGTCTCCTTTTCAGGGTCAAAGGTTTCCTTCAGTGCCTCAGCCTCTTCATCCAGCCCgtgtgtggctgcagtcagGTAAGCCAGAgactctgaaaacacacaacaggtaAACTTGCTTACTTCTTGTTGTTTTCTGGGCTGCTAAATAAACAGTAAGTATGTAAAGTACTCAGGATTATGCAGGTTTTTTTAACAGTCAAAAGTGAACTCACTCTGTCCACAGTTCTTCAAGATGCGGACCCTCTCACTGACATCTCCCAGGTAGAGAGCTGCCTGGTAATGACCGCTCATGTCCTTCCTGATCTCAGCTATATGTAAAGAGTGCATGCACATTAGATatactgaaagaaaacaaaaaaaaactaccacAGATTCGGTCGCCATCACTCACCAATCTTCATCATTTTGCGCAGCTTGGCCAGGTTGCCAGTGATGAGGTACAGGAAGGTAAGTTTGTCAAAGTTCTTGGTCCTCTGGTAGCACATTTCCACGACCTGGTGGTGACCCTGCAGCAGTGCTGCCTCACCCAGACGCTCCCAGCAGCTGCGCTCATCCAGAGCTTTGGCAGCCTCCAGTGCCACCTGGAAGTACAGAGAAGAGTTTTGTTTAGAGTCCTCTGCACCAGGTGAACAGACGCGAGTACTACATTATAAATGCCTGTTCACTCACCTCAATGTTGCCGCACTCCAGAGCCAGGCTAAAGCGtgtcttctcatctttgacaaAGTGCAGTGCCACCTCCGGGTAGCCCTTCTTCTGCAGGTAGGCAATGATGGACTGGCCTACCAGCTTGGCGTTACGCACCATGTGGAGCACCTGGGTGGAAGAGagatgatattaaaaaaaaagcaatcagAATCTAAATGTTGTTTTGTGAGACAGCTTCTCAGCTTCCACGACAAACATATGCTTAAGGACACACCTCATCATATTTGCGGTTGACCAGGGCCAGTTTGAAGCGGTACTCTGTGGGGTCAATAGTGAGGACACGAGGCCGGCACTCCCTGTCCAGGCAGTAAACGCTGTTGCCTCTCACACGGGTCACATAGATGGGCAGGTCCAGAGTTCTGATGATGCCGTGATCACTACGGGAACATAAAAGTCAGACATATTCAGGAAAACTGATTCAAAGCTGACATGCAGTGTATCACCCAAATCAGACACCTGTGTTAAATAAACAGTATTTTTGCAGGCACCACATACCCAGAGATGAGGGCGTATTTGATGTGGTTGGAGGTGGTGTAGATGAAGACTCCACTCTCATCCCAGGCTCCACTCTTCACTCTGATGTTCTCATGAATGTTGCACAGACTCTCCAGCTTACGGTTGCAAATCACAAtagctggaaaaaaagaagaaaaagatttaGAGTTGGAATTTTTCCCAGTTGGTTTTACCAATAAATTCATTCAACTTCAAAGCATCTACGGCCAACATTAATCACTTTTATTAAACTTTTGAGTACaagctgaaacaacacacattatGAATGTCAAAACAGAAGTCTGCTTTGCTGCAtagcagctgtgtttgtgtgacttgtcAGAGGATTATGATAATCCACAGAAAATTAATCAGCCTCATGATAATCGTGTCTTTTATCTTTCCGAAATTCTTTTTAGTTGGTCCAGATCGGCCTCGTGCCTCAAGTGAGCTACAATTGTGTTAGACCCATTATGGCAGCTTAAACACATTTACTAAAAGGAGATAAAGATGTGGTTGCTTCATGATAAGTGTCCTGCAGATATGAATCTTATCAACCCACCATGTTTGGCCAGCAGAGCCACGTGGCTGGTGTCAGAACTCCACACCACGTACTTGACCTTGGCGATCTTGACGGTGGCCAGAGAGCGTTTCTGCTGCACGTCGAACAGTGTGACGCTATCGGCATCGCGAAGCAGCAGTGAGCCGGTCCCGGCATAAAAGATTTCCTCGCAGCTCGGCACCTGGACTTTCTTCACAATTTCATTCTTCAGGTTTTTAATCAGCAGCTAAAATAAAAGGGGAAAGTTTTACATCCAATGAGCATCAAGATAGAAATAACTGTCGGACCAAAAATATAGATTATTCATATTTCTTAGCTTTGTAAACCTGCATATGGACTTACAGAGTGCATCCGATCCAAGACAGCGAATCTGTTTCTTGCCACCCAGACTGCTGTCAGACCAGAAGACCTTTTCCCTTCtggtgctgaaaaaaaaaagacattcttGTTACCTAACTTTCCAATTAGAGatcatttaaataaattacCGGTATACACTAATGTTTAATTACACATGATCactcaaaaaagaaaaataatttaaagatgAGAGGAAAAGCAGAACTGTCAGGTTTCATTACCATCAGGGTTCTGAGAGTCACTCTCCTTTGGAATTGAGTACAGATCGTAGGTGCTGTTCTCCAGGTTGGTCGCTCTCTGCAGGAAGTAAAGAGCATTACAATgaatacaaagaaaacaacaaagatacACTAATTGCATGTGCCATTTAAATACACTTACAGTGCAGAGGAGCACGGCGTTCTCAGCGGGGTTGTAAGACATGCTGAACACCGGGAACTTAGACCCActaagatgaaaaaaaaacagcattagaAAATGTCTCTTTGCTCTTTTACATTGATTCATCATAATACcatacacactgacaaacaactGGTCAAAAAAGCTACTggacattacacacacacacacacctgcgtAGCTGCATGACTGCGGTGTCCTTGCTGCTGTTGAAGTCCAGCTGCCGGAGGAAGCGATCCTTGACGTAGTACAGCATGTTGCCATGCACAGCATATGCTGGACGCTCACGCTCCAGTTTGAACACAATCATACCGCTGTCATGACCTAAAGAGCACAAAACAGACCATCATTCAGTGCAGAGGTTTTTTATTTCCCCACCAGGACAGTTACAAGtctaactaaaaaaaaagcatttcctgaagaaaatgcaagtttgtttGAAGCATTgatttgaacgctgatgtgaaggattgctctgaattgctggagaatcagagcaattcagagctttgtatgcctctgtgtgtcagcctgtcaccatggtaacagcagaggagacctcaaaaaccactccaactttgagagcctggcgtgcggaaacgattcggaattagaaaattctgaatacaagtttgatagagcagaatctaatgagtgttttaagactaaaattttgtaggaggagatacatttggcagatgacccttgttgaaggactctctcatagactcccatgttaaaaatgacgccAAAATTGcttaaaggcagggtaggagatttccttctgatgcactttttgttaaattagtgcaacttctctttacttttttttttattttaatttttttattttagatactttagtaatcccagagggtaattgtttaaggctgctgccaagcagtgtcatacaatgacaagcaaggcgcgccacaggcagggtgaagtgtcttgcccaagaacacacaacaatgactgggattgaaccaccaaccttccggttattggacaatccgatagcaaccgagtAGTACAGCTAATTACTTCCTTTTACATAGCTGTTAGCAGCTGCTTTGAGACTTATGTTCTATGTGGACCAGTGCGAGTGCCATCACGTACCGGCCGCAAACAGGTTGAGGTTCGGATGAGCTCCCAGCACCCAGAAGCGATCATGGTCACGTCGGAAGGTCTGCACCCCTGTCCTCTTGGACATGTCCCACACACGGATGCTCTTGTCCTCAGAGTTGGACAGAATGAGCTCCTGGCGTGGGTGGAAGACGGCGCAGGACACATTGTTGTAGTGACCGCGGCATGTATCAAGCTCCCAGGCTTTGGACTCTGGACCAAAGCAGAACAGATACGATGATGATCAAAACATCTACATCTACTTTTACATAAATAGAGAAAAGAaatacacagatgtgtgaatataCATACGTCTTTTTTATAGTTTTTGTCACTCACCATTCATTCTCCAGATCTTAACCTGCCTGTCATCAGCTCCAGACACAATGAGAGGCATGCTGGGGTGGAAGGCTGCCCAGTTGACCCCACGGTCATGACCCTGGGaacacaaagtcacacaaatTCAAACAAATTATCAGCTGTTTTAACAATTAGGCAAAGGATTGTGTCTACTACTAGACTTAATTACTAACTAATTATCTACTTAAATTTAATGTTACTTCTTTGGGCTGGCTATTTCTTGGCCTTAAATAACTAAGCATTCAAGTCACAGAGAAAGTCATCATATAATGTGGTGAGCAATGCCCACTTCTGTTTGAATAAGGCCAAAAGCCACTGTTTTTGTGACCAAGACTAGAACTTGGAAAATCAGTTTAGTCTTCTCTTTTGGATCTTCACTGACATAATTTGTCCAAGTTCTCTCAGACAAATGAGTGATCATATTACTACAGTACATCAAAGAAATACCGTGAAAGGATGTTGCCATACTCAACAAATAATACATGAACTTGAAGTAACAGAAAAATGTATAAAGAATTTAAGTACAGTTCCAGTTTCTCACTGCTACTTGTAATTGCCACATTGCAGGCATACATTACAGTCGATACTCACCTCGAGTACATGCTTAACAACAGCATCTGAGGCACCAAACAAGTCGACACCAGAGATGCCTCGCACCTCTGTCTCCACAGCTCCTGGAGACAGGTTCTTCTTCCTCAGACCTGGGACCGTCATTTACAGCGCCATGTGCATAAGCAGTAGTCATGTCACACAGGGCACAATCACAGTACaagggaggaaggaaaacaATGTACAAATGAATTAAATAGTCACATATGGTAATAAGTAGTAATGCCATGGAAGAAGAGAGGCAGAATTACAAAATGTGAGAGAGCTGCTGGACTACTGATCACACACGCACAAGGTtgaaacacactaacacatcaCTGTTCTCTCATTACTTGCCCACTTGAGTCTGGAAACAATCATTGCTTTTGATTGGGTTAAAGAATCATTGGGATAGAGATGGAAACAATTCATTGTGACGTGGttgaagagcagagaaagattaCAGATCATCTCACAGACTCAAATgagatcaggaaaaaaaaatcattgggAGAACAGAGCTTGTGTTCGTGATTCCTGCCTAGTTAAACAATGTAAGTGAACAGATagctcagcagcacagagagatgacacacaggGAAGGTAATAATGGCACTTTGAACCCATGTGCAGGTGTGGATGTTTCCAGGGAGAGCATGGGAGAAGGagcacacaggaagtgtgtggaCTTGGCTAATGGGGTGGGTTGGTGGGGTGGGTGGTGTTGTACAGACGTGCTCTGATGGGGCGCTGGATGTCAGGAGTATGAGATGACTTGCTTACAAGGTTCATgcatgtttctgtcagtatgttTGAGTCACATGCACAGTTACACCTGCTGAAACGTCATAGTTATGAGTTAGGAATGAAGCTGAAAAAACACTACGGTGAATATGGCAAGAAGAAATATAAACACTGTTGTATATTTCATGCTATGTTCTGACTAGTAGAGCCTGCCGTGCACATACGTTGAGTAGGAAATCAATATTTCAACATCAATACTGATAAAGGGTGTAAAAGACAAGACTTTAAACCAGTTAGTCGTTATTGCTGTAGTTTAAGGATGCATTTTAAATCTTTGCAAATAGTGGGGACACAGTATGGCCTTCCAGTTAACCTTCCTTCAAAGAGTTGGAGTAGCAAAACTATACATGCTACAGTTCTGTCATAAGACCCAAGGAGTTCATATAACAGGCATGGACAGATGCATTCATGCTCAATACCACGTCAAAGCACATAAattcaggagagagagagaaaaagaagcatGTTCACAAGTGAAGAATTAGATGGACGCCAATTAATGGTTCAGTTAGtgcaaagacaagaaaaaaacatcaacaaacagatttaaaaagCATGCAGAGCCACAGAAACACCTCTTAAAATACTTGTTATGGTGCCATTTTAGGTGGAAATGATCTGTACACCATTTCCACAgaacatttatttacagtgcagccttgtaaatgtgtttatttgaagAGAGGTGTTTCTGCAAACAGCCCACAGAGATTTGTCCTCTACACAaaagagatgaagaagaggttCAGGACATTCCTGTCCTTGTCCTCATCCCTTGTACCACTCTGAACCCCCAACCCCTCCCCAAAAACCCAGCCCACTGTACTCTGGGGCTACTGTCCCCCAGGCCCTCACCGGAGATATCCCACACTCGCACGGTCTGGTCAAGACTGCCTGACACCACCAGGTCCTCGGATGGGTGAAACTGGGCGCACATCACATAATGATTATGGCCGGTCAGCACGCTATggatgagaaagaaaaaggggaCATATTCAAAGATTAACAGCTGTTCGCAGTTTAAAGCAAGTGATGCCATACACACAGTGGACCTCTTACCAGACACAGGTCCTGGACTGCCAATTCCAGATTCGAATGGTTTGGTCATCAGAGGCACTCAGAATCCATGGGTACTCCTACAGACGAGATGAAGGTTATTTAACGTAATCTTGGAAGATAGATGAGAGAATCCTGAGTCCTTATCATTGCAGACACAGTAGCTGAATAACTCACATGGTGAAAGAAGGTGGTTCTAATGTAGTCAAGGTGCCCCAGGAGGGTGAAGAGGCAGCGCCTCAGCTTGTAGTTCCACACCTAATCACAACAGGAACATTACTTCAGTCTAATCAAATGATTATGAGACAATGATTTGTTATGACAACATAATAAACGCCTCACCTTAATTTTGTAGTCATCACCTCCAGATACAAACAGAGGCTGCTGTTTATGGAAATCAATTCCTCTGACAGGACCTGcagcattttatttacattaaaaacacagtcTGTAAACAGACACAATATTGTCTTTTAATAAAGTTAATATTATATTACCGTCATGTTCATCAAATTTGTCGATCAGCGTGCACATCCGATAGTCCCACAGCTGGATGACTCCATTATGCAAACTTGCAAGAACCCATGGCCTTTTGGGGTGGAAACTCAGGCCTGGATTATAACACAATGGATCAACAGTCTAATATTATCAGAGGTGGGAGTAAGTCACTCATGTGCAAGTAACAAGCAAGTCTCAAGTCTCAAGCAAGTCCCAAGTCAATGTGATGAGACTCAAGTCATACAAACATCTAATGGTCTTCAGATTAAAATGCTCACAttggcatgtttaaaagaaaaaaaatatattgctcATTAATTGTCCCTAAAACTATTGACTTCAGGATACATTTATAATGTTAACAAACTAAATATTCTTTACCGACTCAcgtaataatgcaacaatagctTGATATGTTCATAGTACATattcaaattaaatatttacaaagCTGATTATTATGCATGTGATTATTAACCCACTGGCGGTGTAGAATTGTATACAGTAATCAGCGGTGTTCAGTTTTCAATTGAAATGCTGTATTTGGACCGGAGGCTCAGCCTTCATCATGCAAATGTGCAAAGAATGATCCATATGCTTCTTAgttgtttgaatgtgttttactgataaaggctgagccaaaagtccaaatgcatcattttatattaaaaacattCCAGTTCACTACCTGTTACGTACCTATAGCATCATTTCAAACTGGAGTCCCAGTTTAAAAATGTGAGGTGGGGCATCtaattagtattattattataatgattACTATTATTGTAGGAGAGGTGGGGGTCTGGGGGTGGTCCCccagaaaatgtttaatttactagaggccatttcctgcattctggtggattttaacaggtagTTAAATACCTATTttacatacagaagtaaacacttttTTCACGCTTGAGACtattttcctttaggacgcctattgctttgcacttcaggcaggttcgctTCCACGGATCTCCCCAAAATGTcctgctgtgtccatctttgaaactgttcaccaaacacctttattgctctTTATTGCTCGTCGTACAGCAATTAAAGTTCTGAGCTGCTTCACCTTTAACCTTTGCCGTTTTTAAACTAAACTCCAGTTTTCATTGATGGGTACGTCATCATAATAAGGTTACGTTAGCTAGATAGCTAAAAATGAACATGCTCTGTCTGTGCAACTTTAGAGCTTGAAACTTGTTATGTTGGGGTGTCTGCTAAGAGATAACTCTCTTGAAACATGTTTGTATTCATTACCAGACAAAACCTTCAAAAGATTTTCTGTAGAGAGGataacgttagctagctagcgtTAGCCTATTTGCTCAACTGCAGCAAATAAACTCTTACCTTTCACACGGGCCGACTTCGTTTCAAATTTCGTTAACATCGTCACTGGTCAACAGCACTATTCTTAATTCTAATGCTGAGGCAACTCCCAacgaataataataaaagaaaaacaactcaAACAACGCAGACAGGTTGACTCAGGCGGCCTGATCGTCTTCGCCCATTTAGCTGATAGTTCTTTTTCCTGACACGTAGCTCGTCCTGTCTTCCGGCTTTGAACAATAAAGTTTTACGTTGAAATTCTGACGCAGAAAGCTCCACGGCGGCGGCGGATAGAAACTAAGTACCTAGAACTGCACTGACAAGAGGCCTACGGACTAAACACGTCATAACACATCTAAGCTGCCTAGTTCTATTATAAAGACCCCTTTAATATACAATCATGCCTGTTTTGGCCTTCTtatgtacaaaaacaaacaaaaaacaccatCATAATCATTAAATACTCTGGAACTTTCTGTCAGATGACAAAAACAACTAGCAcaatatattattcatttacttaatcatttatttacacactTACTGGTCTGTAAACATTGTGTGTGGCCTtttaaagaataataaaaagGTTAGTAATGTACTTCTAATTGTGCATATTTTATTGCTCTATAAACCCTTTAAATATACTCAGCTATTTTACTGATGCAGCTGGTTAAGAGGAACCTAATCTTACTAATTTAACACATATAAATCTAGCCATCTGTCATCATGTAGTGaattaaaagtctgatgataaataACCCACAAGACAAACATAATAATAGCATTATATAATTGTTTTAATTGATATATTTACAAAAGTGTCAAATTACACATTGCATTATTTTTTAACAGTGCTGTGGACACATTTGCATCAGCCCTGAGAATTGAAAAGCTTGCactcctcaccacaggttttcATAAAGTTCCACAGCTGAATGTGTTTGACGTAAATCTGATGTCCTTTCAGCGCATGGCTGACTGAATCCTTTCAGAGTACCCCTTTATTATACAGTTATTGATGGCCTGATGGTCGTGTGATTTCTAGACTTCTCTCTATGGTTAAACGTTTGTCCCCCGGGAACAGCAGCCA
This sequence is a window from Parambassis ranga chromosome 17, fParRan2.1, whole genome shotgun sequence. Protein-coding genes within it:
- the copa gene encoding coatomer subunit alpha, which encodes MLTKFETKSARVKGLSFHPKRPWVLASLHNGVIQLWDYRMCTLIDKFDEHDGPVRGIDFHKQQPLFVSGGDDYKIKVWNYKLRRCLFTLLGHLDYIRTTFFHHEYPWILSASDDQTIRIWNWQSRTCVCVLTGHNHYVMCAQFHPSEDLVVSGSLDQTVRVWDISGLRKKNLSPGAVETEVRGISGVDLFGASDAVVKHVLEGHDRGVNWAAFHPSMPLIVSGADDRQVKIWRMNESKAWELDTCRGHYNNVSCAVFHPRQELILSNSEDKSIRVWDMSKRTGVQTFRRDHDRFWVLGAHPNLNLFAAGHDSGMIVFKLERERPAYAVHGNMLYYVKDRFLRQLDFNSSKDTAVMQLRSGSKFPVFSMSYNPAENAVLLCTRATNLENSTYDLYSIPKESDSQNPDAPEGKRSSGLTAVWVARNRFAVLDRMHSLLIKNLKNEIVKKVQVPSCEEIFYAGTGSLLLRDADSVTLFDVQQKRSLATVKIAKVKYVVWSSDTSHVALLAKHAIVICNRKLESLCNIHENIRVKSGAWDESGVFIYTTSNHIKYALISGDHGIIRTLDLPIYVTRVRGNSVYCLDRECRPRVLTIDPTEYRFKLALVNRKYDEVLHMVRNAKLVGQSIIAYLQKKGYPEVALHFVKDEKTRFSLALECGNIEVALEAAKALDERSCWERLGEAALLQGHHQVVEMCYQRTKNFDKLTFLYLITGNLAKLRKMMKIAEIRKDMSGHYQAALYLGDVSERVRILKNCGQKSLAYLTAATHGLDEEAEALKETFDPEKETVPEVDPNAQLLQPPPPINPLDTNWPLLTVSKGFFEGAISKGKTGQMAAELDMEATGGEGWGDDAELQLDEDGFMDAQEGLGEEGVVKEEGGGWEVEEDLDLPPELDVPVGAGGGTEDGFFVPPTKGMSPTQMWCNNSQLPVDHILAGSFETAMRLLHDQVGVVNFGPYKSLFMQTLSRGHTCYLGLPSLPCLRGHPQRNWKDCGAKQGLPALGLRLSDLITRLQQCYQLTTAGRFEEAVERFRAILLSIPLLVVDNKQEIAEAQQLITICREYIVGLTMETERKKLPKDTLEQQKRLCEMAAYFTHCNLQPVHMVLVLRTALNLFFKLRNFKTAAAFARRLLELGPKPEVAQQTRKILAACEKSLTDAHQLNYDPHNPFDLCAASFVPLYRGRPVEKCPLSGACYCPTYKGQICRVTQVTEIGKDVIGLRVSALQFR